tgcctctcttttctttcccGTCTAGCCATACGCTTAAGCTCATTAATATGCGTCACCCATGGCTTCCGCTCACATTTCTTACACTTTCTTGGAAGCTCTGTGGAAATTGACCCAGCAGAGTACATGCCAGAGTGATGTTTTAACCTTATACCAAAAAGATTTGCAGTAGAATAGTATGTAATCATATCATGCAAGTTCAAAATGCTTCGAACTCGTCTGGGCAACATTGCTTCACATATGAACTTGTTCTGGTGTTTCAGACAAAGAGTCTACTGTCAGaacaataaaatgatatattgtatttgtatataaatataagacAAGTTAGTCATCAAGACGACCATGCAAGCAACTtctaaagaatattaaaacaaattaataatgacaaaatttgtttcaaaatttttgagttACAAAGTCTAATGACTAACTGTAGAGCCAAACCCCTTCAGTCATGACAGAAGCATAAATTAAACCTTCCTCAATCCTGCATTATCACCAGAATACTCAAAAGTTAACAATAAGGAAAATCATAATCACAGAAATCAAAACCCAATTTAGTCTTTTGTATGGTGATCAAAACCTGAAAACAAATACATTAGTATAAGATCTCATCACTTAcatcaagattttttttttttttccatttttcaatCAGAATACaaattgatcaaatcaaaAGTCAAGGTCAAAACACAAGTCAGATTACAATCTCACATATAAGTAACACACAACGTCCGCCATTTTCAGCATGCACAGAAATAACCCACACAAAAAAATCCATAATGCCTAAGCAGTCCTAGCAGCCAAACTGATCCACTCTCATCGAAAGCAAGTCAAGCCCTAGAAACTGGACTTGAATTGATGGGATTGTATTAACTGAAATTAGCAAACTAAAGGAAACAAGAGTAACTGAAATGCAAACAAGAGTAGAAGATAGAAACTGGAAAAACGAAAAACAAACCTGATACATGGGCGGCGGCGCCCCAAGCAAAGGTTGGGAGTTTTAGACGTCGACGGGGATTTACCATGACCAGTGGGCTAAGTGGCGGCGTGTATACGCCAGATGGGTTTGCTCGCTCTGCTCTCGACCGTGCGTTTTGGTATgaattggtattttttttttgttacttattttgaaaaactaaatggTTTCCGaaatttaaaaaccaaaatttaGAAAGCCAAAAAAAGGAGCTTGTCAGTCTGGTGTTATGGTGGAGAAAGAGATTGTTAGTGATGGAATGAGGGGTCGTTGTAGTGCactgagagagagagagagagagagagagagacagagagagagattttaaatgagaaaatttgTGGATTTGTAGATTTTCAGCGAGAGAATGAATTAGTTAACCGGTGTTCTAGTCAGAGGATGAGCTTGTTCTAGAGAGAGTCAGAGAGATCATAATTTCTAGTGAGACAAGTACGAGCTTAGAGGGAGGTTTTAGGGAGCGAACGAGGGTTCTAGTGAGACTGTCAGGATCCTAGCTCGGCTAGGCGTGACACACTTTGTAGTTTACTAACCTCGATGCGCCCCCTTCTTATGAGTCCATTTTTAAGAGtgacttttattttgtgaCTTTAGTACAAATTGGCATCACAATTGTTTGGTCCTTTCAAGTTGGCCTCTGTCGACTGTAGCTATGATCATGAGTTCGTAATGTTAGGGGTGTCGCCTAGTTGGAGGTGACAAAATACGGGGGCAGAGGGAGTATGAGAACCGATCGCTATAATGGGTTTAGAGGTCCTTGCTATAGtgaatatgattttataatattaggATTATTACTTAATAAGGGGACGTGAGTTGtcataaattgattaaatataagatttatTGATAGTTTATTaggttgaaaatttttaactacAATTGATACTATTgtatcaaaacaattaaacaagCATACTCAaaagatcaatttttttttccattaaaattttgaatttggaatttttaatttaacctctgaatagttgataataaagggcaaaagaaaggaaatgaggatctatttgataaaatatgaaaaactacatcttttatgaattaaaCATACAAATTTAGCACCTAATGACATAAAAGTAGAAATGTTAAACTGCCGACGTCGTGAAATTCCCGTCCTCCAAATCTCGACCGTcactttctcttttccaattttcACCATCAGCAGACGGATGATCAATCACTGATGTTGATTCATAAtgccagcagcagcagcaaagCCACCACCATCTTCACTCTTCCCTTACCTGATTCTCCTCTCCATCCTCCTCCTCTTTCTCTACTCCTCTCTCCTTTCACCACCCACCGCCAAAACCCTCTCTTTCCATTCTACCCCTTGCAATCTTTTTTCGGGCAAATGGGTCCTCCAACACCCGTCCACCCACAAATCCTTGTACAACGAGACGTGCCCATTTCAGAGGAACGCTTGGAACTGTCTTAGGAACCAGAGACCCAACATGGGTACCATCAATTCTTACAAATGGGTGCCCGAAACTTGTGATTTGCCCCGGATCAATCCGGTTAAGTTTCTGAGCCTTATGAGGAATAAGAATATTGGGTTTGTTGGTGACTCtctgaatgaaaattttattgtttcgtTTTTGTGTGTGCTTCGTGCGGCTGATTCTGGTGCCAAGAAGTGGAAGAGGAAAGGTGCTTGGAGAGGAGGGTATTTTCCTAAGTTTAATGTTACCGTTGCGTATCATCGAGCCGTTTTGCTTGCTAACTATAGGTaaagtttgtattttttgattgaatttgttACTCTGAAAGTGGTTTTTGCTCTGGATTAATTCAATGCTTGACTGTGAAGTAGTATAAATGAGAAAGTGGATCCGGTTTAAGTTAATGTGTAgcattttgaataaaaattgagGATGCTAAAATGAGAGGTTGGGGTAGCTTCTAGCTGGTAAAGGTATGGGAAAATGGGAGCTTTTCTAAAGGCTAACTCGATGTTTCAATCACCACTGTGAGTGATTTAGACAACAAACTACTATTGCTTCTTCGTGGATGTGCAGTTTTTTCTGTGGTAATAGATTGATGTTCTTATTGCCGAGTGTTGTTCCAAAATAGATACAATAGGTGCATAGTTTTAGTCCAAGTGgatcatttttatgtttaagcCATTTTACATTGGGGCTTATCTAGATTGAAtcaaaatagattttgaaaatggcATTCTTCTTGCTGAGTGTTGTTCCGAAATaggagaaattctagaatacatCTGTTGTACCATGTTAGCCATACAATAGCAAATAATGTCATGACAtgtatgcatttattttgtaaactaTCATGCAAGTGGTGGTTGTATTAAACTCAATTACACATGTCATGCATGCATTAATTGGTTGTAATACAACAGatgtattctagaatttctccCGAAATAGATACAATAGGTGCATAGTTTTAGTCCAAGTGgatcatttttatgtttaaacCATTTTACATTGGGCCTTATCTAGATCGCAtcaaaatagattttgaaaatggcAACCTCTCACGCTTATGACTGATTAAATAAAGGTGGCAGCCAAAACAGTCTTCAGTTGGTGAAGAAGAGGGAGTGGAAGGAGTATATCGAGTAGATGTTGATATTCCTGCAGTTGATTGGGCAAATATCACCAAGTTCTATGATGTTCTTATATTCAACACTGGCCACtggtaattcttttttttttccctccccATTGCTTATTTGTACAAAATCTTAATGTATTACtgacaatatttttattgttatttataagTGGACCTTTATGTCTCAAATTCTGGTATTGATTGGTGCAGCGCTTTTTAGGTTCtcatctatttaaaaaaagattacattTCCTTGTCTAGGTGGGGCTTCGATAAATTCCCGAAAGACAGACCGCTGGTATTTTACCGTGCAGGGAAACCGATAAATCCTCCGCTTGAGATGATGGATGGACTTAAAGTTGTTCTAGAAAATATGGTCTCACTCATAGAGAAAGAAGTTCCTAGCAAGACACTGAAGTTTTGGCGGTTGCAATCACCAAGGCATTTTTATGGTGGCGAGTGGAATCAAAACGGCAGTTGCTTGTTCGATAAACCACTTCAAGGAGAGCAGGTATGAGTCGATCCTGGTACTGCACATATCTTCCTATATTTTGATGGTCAATCACAGCTGGTCTTCACCTATaccaaatttaaattctaaagttttgaaatttgttCTGAATTTATGCTGGTTGATGGTGTGACGATACAAAAGGATTTTCAAACTCAGAACATGACTTGAAgtgcattaaaatatttatcgaATTTTAGAACCTTTCTTTTAGAGAATTAGATACTTATACCTGGACAGCTTGATTTGTGGTTTGATCCCAGCAACAATGGAGTAAACAAAGAAGCGAGGCAACTTAATCTTCTGATTCAAGAGGCATTGCAAGGCACAAGTATTCAAGTACTTGATCTGACTCATTTGAGTGAATTCAGAGCAGATGCCCATCCAGCTATCTGGTTGGGAAAGAAGGATGCTGTGGCAGTCTGGGGTCAGGACTGCATGCATTGGTGCCTACCGGGGGTTCCAGATACATGGGTTGATATATTGTCAGAACTGATACGTAATAGCTTTGAAACACGGCAATGAGCCAGTGAACAGTCACAATGATACTAAAAAGTTGGAAATTTGTGATTGAGGTTCATCTTTGAAGTAACTGGACTGATTTCACCGGAAATGCTGTGCTTCTCCTTGTCATTTACACGAAAACTAGGCAGGAGAATTGATGACCAGAAAGCACAAGCTCGGTGACTTCAGGTCTTCCAAGAAATCTCAAATGAAAATAGGAGTCCTATATGAAAAATTGGAAGTACTCATTAGGTGACGCCAAATACTTGCAAATTGTAACAGATGAGTGAAATgttagattttggatcaaattttctttgttgaaattctttcatttaaattcttttgaagGTGGTTGGAGGATACTGAAACACTGAAT
This window of the Citrus sinensis cultivar Valencia sweet orange chromosome 8, DVS_A1.0, whole genome shotgun sequence genome carries:
- the LOC102618269 gene encoding protein trichome birefringence-like 12 isoform X1, whose translation is MPAAAAKPPPSSLFPYLILLSILLLFLYSSLLSPPTAKTLSFHSTPCNLFSGKWVLQHPSTHKSLYNETCPFQRNAWNCLRNQRPNMGTINSYKWVPETCDLPRINPVKFLSLMRNKNIGFVGDSLNENFIVSFLCVLRAADSGAKKWKRKGAWRGGYFPKFNVTVAYHRAVLLANYRWQPKQSSVGEEEGVEGVYRVDVDIPAVDWANITKFYDVLIFNTGHWWGFDKFPKDRPLVFYRAGKPINPPLEMMDGLKVVLENMVSLIEKEVPSKTLKFWRLQSPRHFYGGEWNQNGSCLFDKPLQGEQLDLWFDPSNNGVNKEARQLNLLIQEALQGTSIQVLDLTHLSEFRADAHPAIWLGKKDAVAVWGQDCMHWCLPGVPDTWVDILSELIRNSFETRQ
- the LOC102618269 gene encoding protein trichome birefringence-like 12 isoform X2, whose product is MPAAAAKPPPSSLFPYLILLSILLLFLYSSLLSPPTAKTLSFHSTPCNLFSGKWVLQHPSTHKSLYNETCPFQRNAWNCLRNQRPNMGTINSYKWVPETCDLPRINPVKFLSLMRNKNIGFVGDSLNENFIVSFLCVLRAADSGAKKWKRKGAWRGGYFPKFNVTVAYHRAVLLANYRWQPKQSSVGEEEGVEGVYRVDVDIPAVDWANITKFYDVLIFNTGHWWGFDKFPKDRPLVFYRAGKPINPPLEMMDGLKVVLENMVSLIEKEVPSKTLKFWRLQSPRHFYGGEWNQNGSCLFDKPLQGEQQQWSKQRSEAT